A single Paenibacillus kribbensis DNA region contains:
- a CDS encoding DUF4446 family protein, translating into MAELNGLIMEQLAGIVAGIVFILLLLLIVIIVQGAKLKKMRRKYETMMAGSGVENLETLLIDLKVQMDTIEDEQATHRASMKSLRSKLTGLKGNVGIKRYNAFGERGSDLSFSLAIVDDNRDGIVLTGIYNRDGSYVYAKPLEAGQSTYSLSPEEKEAVILAQQAGQNGNATP; encoded by the coding sequence ATGGCTGAATTGAATGGACTAATCATGGAACAGCTTGCTGGAATCGTTGCAGGGATCGTGTTCATTTTGCTCTTACTGTTGATTGTTATTATTGTACAGGGTGCAAAATTGAAGAAAATGCGGCGCAAGTATGAGACCATGATGGCAGGCAGCGGTGTTGAAAATTTAGAAACGCTGCTGATTGATTTGAAAGTACAAATGGATACGATTGAGGATGAGCAGGCGACCCATCGTGCAAGCATGAAATCTCTACGTAGCAAACTGACTGGATTGAAGGGGAATGTAGGCATCAAGCGTTATAATGCCTTTGGCGAGAGAGGAAGCGACCTGAGTTTCTCTCTGGCTATTGTAGATGACAATCGGGATGGCATCGTGTTAACCGGCATTTATAACCGGGATGGTTCTTATGTGTATGCCAAGCCTCTGGAGGCTGGACAATCAACCTATTCCTTATCACCTGAAGAGAAAGAAGCCGTTATTCTTGCGCAGCAAGCAGGACAGAACGGTAATGCCACTCCTTAA